The Urbifossiella limnaea genome has a window encoding:
- a CDS encoding S9 family peptidase: MRRVLLPLPLLVLALPAPAQVLAPGDNLIVDGIPPIPAALAEQVKRYTESRSATLLDWHPTRREMLVSTRFGQTAQVHRVKMPGGARTQLTFFPEKVSGARFRPAGGESFVFGRDVGGNERYQSFRFDPETGSATLLTDGKARNSLGVWSRSGTKLAYTSTRRNGTDADLYVVDPTDPKSDAKVAELGVGWAVLDWAPGDATILASEYMSINQSYLWLVDVKTGAKKELVPIVPEKVAYSGGQYSPDGKYIWTTTDRGSEFKRLTRIDVATHAVSQFTADVNWDVEEFELSPDGKTVAFVVNEAGVGTLRLIEAEWGKTHARPEITGSVSGLKFHPKTGELAFSVASAKVPTDVFSFDPTTGKTERWTESETGGLNAASFAEPQLVKWKSFDDREISGFLYPPAKKFTGKRPVIINIHGGPEGQARPGFLGAGNYYTNELGVAVLFPNVRGSEGFGKTFLTLDNGVKREDSYKDIAALLDWIKGRPDLDADRVMVTGGSYGGHMTLAIATYYPDRIRCAVDVVGMSNLRTFLENTEPYRRDLRRAEYGDERDPKTREFMERTAPLTNVAKVSKPLFIVQGQNDPRVPASEAEQMVKALKARGTPVWYLNAKDEGHGFAKQKNREFQTAATALFVQRYLLDESAK, encoded by the coding sequence ATGCGCCGCGTCCTCCTGCCGCTGCCGTTGCTCGTACTCGCGCTGCCCGCCCCGGCTCAGGTGCTTGCCCCCGGCGACAACCTCATCGTGGACGGCATCCCGCCCATCCCGGCGGCGCTCGCCGAACAGGTGAAGCGCTACACCGAATCGCGCAGCGCCACGCTGCTGGACTGGCACCCGACCCGCCGCGAGATGCTCGTCAGCACGCGGTTCGGGCAGACGGCGCAGGTCCACCGGGTGAAGATGCCGGGCGGGGCCCGCACGCAGCTGACATTCTTCCCCGAGAAGGTGAGCGGCGCCCGCTTCCGCCCGGCCGGCGGCGAGAGTTTCGTGTTCGGCCGCGACGTGGGCGGCAACGAGCGCTACCAGTCGTTCCGCTTCGACCCCGAGACGGGTAGCGCGACGCTCTTGACCGACGGCAAGGCGCGGAACAGTTTGGGCGTGTGGTCGCGCTCGGGAACGAAGCTGGCGTACACCAGCACCCGCCGCAACGGCACCGACGCCGACCTGTACGTGGTCGACCCGACCGACCCGAAGAGTGACGCGAAGGTGGCCGAGCTCGGCGTCGGCTGGGCTGTATTGGATTGGGCGCCGGGTGACGCGACGATTCTCGCCAGTGAGTACATGTCGATCAACCAGAGCTACCTGTGGCTGGTGGACGTGAAGACAGGGGCGAAGAAGGAACTCGTGCCGATCGTGCCGGAGAAGGTCGCGTACTCGGGCGGTCAGTACAGTCCGGACGGTAAATACATCTGGACCACGACCGACCGCGGGAGTGAGTTCAAGCGCCTCACCCGCATCGACGTGGCGACCCACGCGGTGAGCCAGTTTACTGCCGACGTAAATTGGGACGTGGAGGAGTTCGAGCTGTCTCCGGACGGCAAGACGGTGGCGTTTGTGGTGAACGAGGCCGGAGTCGGCACGTTGCGGCTGATCGAGGCCGAATGGGGCAAGACGCACGCCCGGCCCGAGATCACGGGCTCGGTGAGCGGCCTGAAGTTTCACCCGAAGACCGGCGAGCTAGCGTTTAGCGTGGCGTCGGCAAAGGTGCCGACGGACGTGTTCTCCTTCGACCCCACCACTGGAAAGACAGAGCGGTGGACGGAGAGTGAGACGGGCGGGCTGAACGCCGCATCGTTCGCCGAGCCGCAGCTGGTGAAGTGGAAGTCGTTCGACGACCGCGAGATCAGCGGCTTCCTCTACCCGCCGGCGAAGAAGTTCACGGGGAAGCGGCCGGTCATCATCAACATCCACGGCGGCCCCGAGGGGCAGGCCCGGCCGGGGTTCCTCGGCGCCGGCAACTACTACACCAACGAGCTCGGCGTGGCCGTGCTGTTCCCGAACGTCCGCGGGTCGGAGGGGTTCGGCAAGACGTTCCTGACCCTCGACAACGGCGTGAAGCGCGAGGACAGCTACAAGGACATCGCCGCGCTGCTGGACTGGATCAAGGGCCGCCCCGACCTGGACGCCGACCGCGTCATGGTCACCGGCGGCAGCTACGGCGGGCACATGACGCTGGCGATCGCCACGTACTACCCGGACCGCATCCGCTGCGCCGTGGACGTGGTCGGCATGTCGAACCTGCGGACGTTCCTGGAGAACACCGAGCCGTACCGCCGCGACCTGCGGCGGGCCGAGTACGGCGACGAGCGCGACCCGAAGACGCGCGAGTTCATGGAGCGCACCGCCCCGCTGACGAACGTGGCGAAGGTGAGCAAGCCGCTGTTCATCGTGCAGGGCCAGAACGACCCGCGGGTGCCGGCGAGCGAGGCCGAGCAGATGGTGAAGGCGCTGAAGGCCCGCGGCACCCCGGTGTGGTACCTCAACGCCAAGGACGAGGGCCACGGCTTCGCCAAGCAGAAGAACCGCGAGTTCCAGACGGCCGCGACCGCCTTATTCGTGCAACGGTACCTTCTGGACGAGTCCGCGAAATGA
- the tsaD gene encoding tRNA (adenosine(37)-N6)-threonylcarbamoyltransferase complex transferase subunit TsaD: MTYFLGIETSCDETAAAVFTDDLAVRSSVVASQTDLHARFGGVVPEIASRAHLRNLLPVIDEALARAGIGVTDLGCVAVHHTPGLVGALLVGVTAAKALSLALGVPLVGVNHVAGHVFACRLAAGRDIFPCVGLVVSGGHTALFRCDTALSLELLGGTRDDAAGEAFDKVAAVLGLGFPGGPAVEREAALGNPKAHRFPRTFLDTDRLEFSFSGLKTAVLYACHGQDVAKATPPGPGQKRADLAASFQAAAVDVLAGKCKQALRQTGLKRLAVGGGVSANGPLRAALTAMCAKEGAELFIPPLSLCTDNAAMAALAVEKWKRGEFAPPDLDAEPNFI; the protein is encoded by the coding sequence GTGACGTACTTCCTGGGCATCGAGACGAGTTGCGACGAGACCGCGGCGGCGGTCTTCACCGACGACCTGGCGGTGCGGTCGAGCGTGGTCGCGTCGCAGACCGACCTGCACGCCCGGTTCGGCGGCGTCGTCCCCGAGATCGCCAGCCGGGCGCACCTCCGCAACCTCCTGCCGGTGATCGACGAGGCACTCGCCCGCGCCGGCATCGGCGTGACGGACCTCGGCTGCGTCGCGGTACACCACACCCCGGGGCTGGTCGGGGCGCTGCTCGTCGGGGTGACGGCGGCGAAGGCGCTGAGCCTGGCGCTGGGGGTGCCGCTGGTCGGGGTGAACCACGTCGCCGGGCACGTGTTCGCCTGCCGGCTCGCGGCCGGGCGCGACATCTTCCCGTGCGTCGGGCTCGTCGTCAGCGGCGGGCACACGGCGCTGTTCCGCTGCGACACCGCGCTGTCACTCGAACTCCTCGGCGGCACCCGCGACGACGCCGCCGGCGAGGCGTTCGACAAGGTGGCGGCGGTCCTCGGCCTCGGCTTCCCCGGCGGCCCGGCGGTCGAGCGCGAGGCGGCGCTGGGCAACCCGAAGGCGCACCGCTTCCCGCGCACGTTCCTCGACACCGACCGGCTGGAGTTCAGCTTCAGCGGGCTGAAGACGGCGGTGCTCTACGCCTGCCACGGGCAGGACGTGGCGAAGGCGACGCCGCCCGGCCCCGGGCAAAAGCGCGCCGACCTCGCGGCGAGCTTCCAGGCGGCGGCGGTGGACGTGCTCGCGGGCAAGTGCAAGCAGGCACTGCGGCAGACGGGGCTGAAGCGCCTGGCGGTGGGCGGCGGCGTGTCGGCGAACGGCCCGCTGCGGGCGGCGCTGACGGCCATGTGCGCGAAGGAGGGGGCGGAGCTATTCATCCCGCCGCTGTCGCTCTGCACGGACAACGCGGCGATGGCGGCGCTGGCGGTCGAGAAGTGGAAGCGCGGCGAGTTCGCCCCGCCGGACCTGGACGCGGAGCCGAACTTCATTTAG